A section of the Chryseobacterium ginsenosidimutans genome encodes:
- a CDS encoding NUDIX hydrolase, with protein MGENYNYPKHFVAVDCIIFGFDGENLKILLIKRNFEPNKGDWSLMGGFINEQESSDQAADRILNMLTGLENIYLEQLNTYTAVDRDPSARIMSISHYALINIQDSIQINEKYSAKWFDLKDHPDLIFDHNAMVKDAVLRLRRRATTRPIGFELLPEKFTMKDLQNLYEAIFDEKYDKRNFTSKINALDVLVNTNEKDMSSSKKGSFLYTFDEKKYNKKISEGFMFKI; from the coding sequence ATGGGAGAAAATTATAATTATCCTAAACATTTTGTCGCAGTAGACTGTATTATTTTCGGTTTTGATGGAGAAAATCTTAAAATTCTCTTGATTAAAAGAAATTTTGAACCCAATAAAGGAGATTGGTCATTGATGGGTGGATTTATTAATGAACAGGAAAGTTCTGATCAGGCGGCCGATCGTATCCTGAATATGCTTACAGGTCTGGAAAACATTTATCTTGAACAGTTAAATACCTATACCGCGGTTGACCGGGATCCCAGTGCCAGAATTATGTCGATATCGCATTATGCGTTGATTAACATTCAGGATTCTATTCAGATTAATGAGAAATACAGCGCTAAATGGTTTGATTTAAAAGATCACCCAGATTTGATTTTTGATCACAATGCAATGGTAAAAGATGCAGTGCTGAGGCTGAGAAGAAGAGCAACCACAAGACCGATTGGCTTTGAACTGCTGCCGGAAAAATTTACGATGAAAGATCTTCAGAATCTTTACGAAGCTATTTTTGATGAAAAATATGACAAGCGTAATTTCACCAGTAAAATAAACGCATTGGATGTTCTTGTAAATACCAATGAAAAAGATATGAGTTCGTCTAAAAAAGGGTCGTTTCTTTATACTTTTGACGAAAAAAAATACAATAAAAAAATCTCGGAAGGTTTTATGTTTAAAATTTAG